In the Gossypium arboreum isolate Shixiya-1 chromosome 10, ASM2569848v2, whole genome shotgun sequence genome, one interval contains:
- the LOC108488098 gene encoding putative receptor-like protein kinase At1g72540, which produces MASLKRYLSLKNILPSCIKPEDSSSGPKIHATRQSPSQRLSLTDVSHSGSPLSLSDLSTSIISLHIFTLKELGVITHNFSKANFLGEGGFGPVYKGFIDDKFKPALKAQSVAVKVLDLDGTQGHREWLAEVIFLGQLKHPHLVNLIGYCYEEEHRLLVYEYMERGNLENQLFKRYGPPLPWLTRLKIALGTAKGLAFLHEEEKPVIYRDFKTSNILLDLAYNAKVSDFGLATDGPEGEKSHVTTAVMGTEGYAAPEYITTGHLTTMSDVFSFGVVLLELLTGRRSVDKSRPAREKNLVEWARPSLKDPYKLDAIMDPRLEGQYSTEGVKKVAALAFQCLSNHPKSRPTMSNVVKALEPLLDLTDIPTGPFVYIVPTNGNSEPIIQNIIQREEKQHDELRIEKNIDRKEEKKEKNRLPHRKARKHRPRVKPSRSRAVYSDTDLYKVLGSSLYTPKH; this is translated from the exons ATGGCTTCTCTCAAAAGGTATTTGTCATTGAAAAATATCCTCCCTAGTTGCATTAAACCCGAGGATTCATCTTCCGGGCCTAAAATTCATGCTACCAGACAGAGTCCAAGCCAAAGGTTATCACTTACTGATGTTAGCCACTCTGGGTCACCACTCTCATTGAGTGATCTCTCAACTTCTATCATTAGCCTTCATATCTTTACCCTCAAGGAACTAGGAGTGATAACTCACAATTTCTCCAAGGCTAATTTTTTGGGTGAGGGTGGGTTTGGACCTGTTTACAAAGGGTTCATTGATGACAAGTTTAAGCCTGCTTTGAAGGCTCAATCTGTTGCTGTTAAGGTACTTGACTTGGATGGCACTCAAGGTCACAGGGAATGGCTG GCTGAAGTTATTTTCTTGGGGCAATTGAAGCACCCTCACCTGGTGAACTTAATTGGGTATTGCTATGAAGAGGAACATAGGCTTCTGGTTTATGAATACATGGAACGAGGCAACTTAGAAAACCAATTGTTTAAAA GGTATGGTCCACCATTGCCTTGGCTAACAAGGTTGAAAATTGCTCTTGGAACTGCAAAAGGACTAGCTTTCCTTCATGAAGAAGAGAAGCCGGTCATATACAGGGATTTCAAAACTTCAAATATCTTATTAGACTTG GCTTACAATGCAAAGGTCTCGGATTTCGGATTGGCAACCGACGGTCCAGAAGGTGAAAAATCTCATGTTACAACTGCTGTAATGGGCACAGAAGGCTATGCTGCTCCGGAATACATTACAACAG GGCATTTGACGACTATGAGCGATGTGTTCAGCTTCGGAGTGGTTCTGTTAGAACTGTTAACAGGCCGGCGATCTGTCGACAAATCGCGCCCTGCTCGAGAAAAGAACCTAGTGGAATGGGCAAGGCCTAGTTTGAAGGACCCTTACAAACTTGATGCAATAATGGATCCAAGACTTGAAGGACAGTACTCAACTGAGGGGGTTAAAAAGGTTGCTGCATTGGCTTTTCAATGTTTAAGCAACCACCCCAAGTCTAGACCAACTATGAGCAATGTGGTCAAGGCCTTGGAGCCTCTGCTGGACTTAACCGACATCCCAACTGGACCCTTTGTGTACATTGTTCCGACCAACGGCAATAGCGAGCCTATCATTCAGAACATCATACAACGAGAGGAAAAGCAACACGACGAGTTAAGAATAGAGAAAAACATCGATCgtaaggaagaaaagaaagagaaaaaccGATTGCCACACAGAAAAGCCCGAAAGCATAGACCCCGGGTTAAGCCATCGAGGTCTCGAGCTGTCTATTCGGACACTGATTTGTATAAAGTTTTAGGGTCTAGTTTGTATACTCCCAAGCACTAG